In one window of Primulina tabacum isolate GXHZ01 chromosome 8, ASM2559414v2, whole genome shotgun sequence DNA:
- the LOC142554704 gene encoding uncharacterized protein LOC142554704: MTSMWPVLMNFQGGHFANLFSHIVDYGKFDELRKFVLVNWSFWNGQNRLVFKGVQESSGDMVAHTDRVGEKYHLLPQDPVNSNQHPAPSTFWKPPPSRVLKVNVDAEASESMNHFGVCLVGRDSLGRVIFTEGRCFKGFFSPHVAEFIAVKAGVEKAIKSGWPNWILKTAALSVIHTSQKTLFLDDDSIAETIRRSCHSAPQATLHHCPRNANFAVHDLARRCLNMGCNLVFLDAISKILQHPVTNDLLNSQ; this comes from the coding sequence ATGACTTCAATGTGGCCTgttctcatgaattttcaagGTGGCCATTTTGCAAACTTATTCAGCCACATTGTTGATTATGGGAAGTTCGATGAACTTCGCAAATTTGTTCTCGTTAACTGGAGCTTTTGGAATGGACAAAATAGGTTGGTTTTCAAAGGTGTCCAGGAGTCGAGTGGTGATATGGTTGCGCACACTGATAGAGTGGGAGAAAAATACCATCTTCTTCCTCAAGATCCAGTGAATTCTAATCAGCACCCAGCCCCGTCCACTTTTTGGAAACCACCTCCAAGCAGAGTTCTTAAAGTGAATGTTGACGCAGAGGCAAGTGAATCAATGAATCATTTTGGTGTTTGCTTAGTGGGGAGAGACTCTCTTGGTCGTGTTATTTTTACAGAAGGAAGATGTTTCAAAGGCTTCTTTTCACCTCATGTGGCGGAATTTATTGCGGTAAAGGCGGGAGTGGAAAAGGCTATCAAATCTGGCTGGCCAAATTGGATTTTGAAAACAGCCGCTCTCTCTGTCATTCACACGAGTCAGAAAACTCTGTTCTTGGATGACGATTCTATTGCAGAGACCATTCGAAGAAGCTGCCATAGTGCACCACAAGCTACTTTACATCATTGTCCAAGGAATGCAAACTTTGCCGTACATGATCTCGCCCGTAGATGCCTTAATATGGGATGTAATTTAGTCTTTTTGGATGCTATTTCTAAGATTTTACAACATCCTGTAACTAATGATCTGTTGAATTCTCAATGA